The genome window ACTTGCTGAAAGCGAAAAAAAGTACCGCAACCTCGTAGAAACCTCCCAAGAATTGATTTGGTCGATCGATATTGAAGGCCTCTTGACTTTTGTCAATTCCGCCGCCAAACGCATCTACGGTTACGAACCGCCAGAAATGATCGGACGCAGCTTCACCGATTTTTTAGTTCCCGATCGAGAAAGCAGACCAAGAGAAATATTTGCCCAACTTTTAGCAAGAACCAGAATTCAGCCACACACCGCTAATTCTCCTTACGAAACAGTACACATTCGCAAAGACGGTACTCCCGTTCACCTGCGCGTCAACAGCATCGTCAACCAAGCTGAAAACGGCGCTATTTTAGGCTTGTGCGGAACGGCGACAGATATTAGCGATCGCAAGCGATCGGAAGAAGCACTCCAAGAAGCTACAGACCAACTTCGCGCCGTTTTGGATGCCGTACCCGGACTGATTTCTTGGATCGGTTCAGATTTGCGGTATATCGGAGTCAACCAGCACTTAGCAACCTCATTCAACCTGTCTCCTGAAAGCTTTGTCGGTCAAGAAATCAACTTTCTCGACAAAGGCTCGACTTTCGGAGAACTGATCCGAATTTTTTTTGATACTTCATCTCAGCAAACCTGCCAAGAAATAGAAATAGAAATTAACGGTTTCGTCCGCAACTATTTGATAGTAGCTCAGAAATATCATCAGGGAACCGCAGCAGTTTCTGTAGGAATAGACATTACCGACCGCAAGCGTGCAGAAGCTCTCAAAAACCAATTGATCTGCTCGCTGCAAGAATCAGAACACAAATTTCGCAGCCTTTATGAAGCCACCAGCGACGCAGTAATGTTGCTTGACGAAAAGGAGTTTTTTGACTGCAACCCCGCTACCTTAAAAATATTTGGCTGTAGCAACACCAAAGATTTTTACGGCAAGAAAATGAGCGACTTTTCCCCACAATTTCAGCCTAGCGGACAAGACTCATCCAGTCTAGCAATACAGAGAATATCGACAGCAATGCAAACAGGTAGCTGTCGCTTTGACTGGGTACACAAACGACTCGACGGTTCAGAATTTCCTGCTGAAGTGCTGTTAAATGCAATGGAAATTAACGGACGAAAAGTAATTCAAGCAGTAGTGCGGGATATTACAGATCGCAAGCGCGACGAAGATGGCATCAAAGCATCCCTCGCAGAAAAAGAAGTTCTCCTCAAAGAAATTCACCACCGCGTCAAAAACAACCTCCAAGTTATTTCCAGTTTGCTCAAACTTCAGTCCCGCTACATCCAAGACAGCCGCGTTAGTGAAATGTTAAAAGAAAGTCAAAACCGAGTCAGATCGATGGCCCTGGTTCACGAACAATTGTATCAATCCAAAGACTTGTCAAACATTGACTTTGCTGAATACATCCAAAATCTAGCCCACAATTTATTCCAAGCTTATGAAAATCATGCAGAAGGCGTCAAGTTGCAAACAAATATTGCGCCGTGTTCTCTCAATATTGATACGGCAGTTCCTTGCGGGTTAATTATCAACGAGCTTGTGACAAATGCCCTCAAATATGCTTTTAAAGGGCAAGTGAAAGGTAAAATTAACATAGATTTCACTTTAGATAATAACAGAGTTTGCGTGCTAACCGTGAGCGACAGCGGAATTGGTTTTCCTCAAGATTTAGATTATCGCAAAGCCCGAACCTTGGGTTTGCGACTGGTAGGGTCTTTAGTCAAGCAACTTCGAGGGGGAATAGAACTCTTAGAAACTGCTGGCACGACTTTTAGAATAACCTTTTCTCAACCAAAATTGCACTCTGAGGAGAAAATTTAGTGTCCAACAAAAAAATTCTGATAGTTGAAGACGAGAGTATCATTGCGGAAGACATTTCCGACTGTTTAATATCTCTAGGATATAGAATAACTGGCATGGTCTATTCGGGAGAAGAAGCGATTGAATCGGCAGCCAAGTTGCGCCCGGATTTAGTTTTAATGGATGTTAACCTGCAAGGAGAAATCGACGGCATTGCAGCAGCCGAAGAAATTCGCTTGCGCTTTCAAATTCCGGTAGTTTATCTGACAGCTTATGCAGATGAAACTACTTTGCGGCGAGTCAATAGTACAAAACCGTTCGGCTATATTGTCAAGCCATTTGAAGAAAAAAACTTGCACACAACTATTCAACTGGCATTTTACCGACATCAGTATGACAGCTTGACCAACCTGCCGAATCGTTCATTTTTGCGAGAAAAGTTAAGTCTAGTATTAGATGGTCAAAAAGAATTGTCAGGAGTCGTTCCAGTTGTCACGCTTAGCTTAGATAAAATCAACCGCATTAACAGTACCTGGGGACACGATATCGGCGACTCAGTGCTTTGCACCATCGCCCAGCGACTAACTAACTGCATGGAAAACATTAATATTGTTGCTCGTTTGGAAGCGGCAGAATTCGCGCTGATTCTCAAACCAGTTGCAGACAAACAGGATGTGGCTAAGATTGCTCAAAACATTTTAGATATTGTATCCCAAGGTATGATTGTCAAAGATTGCGAAGTCTATGTCACTGCTAGTATGGGGATCTGCTTGTATCCCGGGGACGGCACCGACGGAGATGAAATGCTGAAAAATGCTTATATAGCAATGTATCAATCTCAGCAGAAAGGCGGCAATACTTATCATTTTTATACAGCAAAGAATGCTAATTTTTTTATCAATACACTTCTTCAAGAAACTTGCTTGCGCCAGGCTTTAAAAAGCTCAGAGTTTGAAATATACTATCAGCCGCAAATAGAAATAAAAACAGGTAAAATCATTGGGGCTGAAGCTTTGGTGCGCTGGAATCATCCAGAACGGGGGCGAGTTTCTCCCGGAGAATTTATTCCAATGGCTGAAGAAATGGGCTTGATTGCACCGTTGGGTGAATGGGTATTAGAGACTGCTTGCAGGCAAAATAAAACATGGCAAAGAGCAGGTTTATCGCCCCTGCGAGTGGCAGTTAATGTGTCAGCCCGTCAATTTGAGCGCAAAAATTTCACGGAAAGAGTCAGGGAGATATTAACAGAAACCGATCTCGATCCCAAGTGTTTGGAATTAGAACTGACGGAAAGTCTGGTTTTGCAAGACGAAATTGCAGCAGCTAAAGCTTTGATGGTGTGGAGAGATATGGGGATTAGGATAGCAATTGATGATTTTGGGACTGGATATTCTTCTTTGAGTTATCCGAAACGCTTTCCGTTTGATGCGATCAAAATTGACAAGAGTTTTA of Oscillatoria nigro-viridis PCC 7112 contains these proteins:
- a CDS encoding PAS domain S-box protein, which gives rise to MSHCNQSICRSRNLAEMCDTAASWQQKADRLTVELNTTQDLLHAEIDRLKLANETLQAAVSCAPVFLWATDRDGKLTLAAGKGLENLGLKPGATVGRSIFEVYSSQPDVLENIAEVIAGNDRTWNVREKHFIHEIRSAALRDGNGEVVGAVGVSTEITERDQSIATLETANQELEERLQQQTAVFNAALAESEKKYRNLVETSQELIWSIDIEGLLTFVNSAAKRIYGYEPPEMIGRSFTDFLVPDRESRPREIFAQLLARTRIQPHTANSPYETVHIRKDGTPVHLRVNSIVNQAENGAILGLCGTATDISDRKRSEEALQEATDQLRAVLDAVPGLISWIGSDLRYIGVNQHLATSFNLSPESFVGQEINFLDKGSTFGELIRIFFDTSSQQTCQEIEIEINGFVRNYLIVAQKYHQGTAAVSVGIDITDRKRAEALKNQLICSLQESEHKFRSLYEATSDAVMLLDEKEFFDCNPATLKIFGCSNTKDFYGKKMSDFSPQFQPSGQDSSSLAIQRISTAMQTGSCRFDWVHKRLDGSEFPAEVLLNAMEINGRKVIQAVVRDITDRKRDEDGIKASLAEKEVLLKEIHHRVKNNLQVISSLLKLQSRYIQDSRVSEMLKESQNRVRSMALVHEQLYQSKDLSNIDFAEYIQNLAHNLFQAYENHAEGVKLQTNIAPCSLNIDTAVPCGLIINELVTNALKYAFKGQVKGKINIDFTLDNNRVCVLTVSDSGIGFPQDLDYRKARTLGLRLVGSLVKQLRGGIELLETAGTTFRITFSQPKLHSEEKI
- a CDS encoding putative bifunctional diguanylate cyclase/phosphodiesterase, with translation MSNKKILIVEDESIIAEDISDCLISLGYRITGMVYSGEEAIESAAKLRPDLVLMDVNLQGEIDGIAAAEEIRLRFQIPVVYLTAYADETTLRRVNSTKPFGYIVKPFEEKNLHTTIQLAFYRHQYDSLTNLPNRSFLREKLSLVLDGQKELSGVVPVVTLSLDKINRINSTWGHDIGDSVLCTIAQRLTNCMENINIVARLEAAEFALILKPVADKQDVAKIAQNILDIVSQGMIVKDCEVYVTASMGICLYPGDGTDGDEMLKNAYIAMYQSQQKGGNTYHFYTAKNANFFINTLLQETCLRQALKSSEFEIYYQPQIEIKTGKIIGAEALVRWNHPERGRVSPGEFIPMAEEMGLIAPLGEWVLETACRQNKTWQRAGLSPLRVAVNVSARQFERKNFTERVREILTETDLDPKCLELELTESLVLQDEIAAAKALMVWRDMGIRIAIDDFGTGYSSLSYPKRFPFDAIKIDKSFIRDIADDRQNAAITIAIIQMAHCMNMTVVAEGVENKQELDFLCEHECDEIQGYLFSQALPRAEFEALLKSDKCWNLDRFRLQSSGIVDC